From the Amycolatopsis thermoflava N1165 genome, one window contains:
- a CDS encoding replication-relaxation family protein has product MITTTTRQHTLRGHLPGRRSPRAAGSVEHQAMLAARLTARDRWILALLHEHRVLTSSQIQDAAFPSGRSARQRLRDLYLWRAVSRFQPFRQHGSAPMHYVLGPAGAAVLAAEYGLEVKELGYRHDRAMSIAHNQRLAHTVGVNDFFTALITHTRATRVEALVAWWSEARCARHFGDLVIPDGYGRWRTTAREIEWFLEFDTGTESLTKVGRKLIGYARLAEATGIATPVLVWLPTTRREAGARTALARVHADLDNWRAVPVATAAADQLNPRTAHPSPAEAVWLPLTTARADRAGPRYPLADLPDAWPGLPPPADPAARDEDTDTASAAPYRLPPPSPLPPRATPNRLAR; this is encoded by the coding sequence GTGATCACGACGACCACGCGTCAGCACACGCTGCGCGGACACCTGCCCGGCCGTCGCAGCCCCCGCGCCGCCGGCTCGGTCGAGCACCAGGCCATGCTCGCCGCCCGGCTCACCGCCCGCGACCGATGGATCCTGGCCCTGCTGCACGAACACCGGGTCCTCACCAGCAGCCAGATCCAGGACGCCGCGTTCCCCTCCGGCCGCTCGGCCCGGCAACGGCTGCGCGATCTCTACCTGTGGCGGGCCGTGTCGCGGTTCCAGCCGTTCCGGCAACACGGTTCCGCGCCCATGCACTACGTCCTCGGGCCCGCCGGCGCCGCGGTCCTCGCCGCCGAGTACGGCCTGGAGGTCAAGGAACTCGGCTACCGCCACGACCGCGCGATGAGCATCGCCCACAACCAGCGCCTCGCCCACACCGTCGGCGTCAACGACTTCTTCACCGCCCTGATCACCCACACCCGCGCCACCCGGGTCGAGGCGCTGGTGGCGTGGTGGTCCGAAGCACGCTGCGCCCGCCACTTCGGCGACCTCGTCATCCCCGACGGCTACGGTCGCTGGCGCACCACCGCCCGCGAGATCGAGTGGTTCCTCGAGTTCGACACCGGCACCGAATCCCTCACCAAGGTCGGCCGCAAGCTCATCGGATACGCCCGGCTGGCCGAGGCCACCGGCATCGCCACGCCCGTGCTCGTCTGGCTGCCCACCACCCGCCGCGAAGCCGGCGCCCGCACCGCGCTGGCCCGCGTCCACGCCGACCTCGACAACTGGCGCGCCGTGCCGGTCGCCACCGCCGCGGCCGACCAGCTCAACCCGCGCACGGCGCACCCGAGCCCCGCCGAGGCCGTGTGGCTGCCACTGACCACCGCACGCGCCGACCGCGCTGGACCCCGCTACCCCCTCGCCGACCTGCCCGACGCCTGGCCCGGCCTCCCGCCACCAGCCGACCCCGCCGCCCGCGACGAGGACACCGACACCGCGTCCGCCGCGCCCTACCGGCTACCACCGCCCAGCCCGCTCCCGCCACGCGCGACGCCCAACCGGCTCGCCCGCTAA
- a CDS encoding pilin produces MRRRRSAHRRVVLLIGWLVAAGVLLTSSAARAETVQVVALAQTVDQVLNNIRNWIMGILAGIAIVLFSIAGLRYLLASGDPGEIEKAKGAFKAGCIGFGLAALAPLVVEILKGIVGGV; encoded by the coding sequence ATGCGGCGTCGCCGAAGTGCGCACCGTCGGGTCGTGCTGTTGATTGGGTGGCTAGTCGCTGCCGGGGTGTTGCTGACATCCTCGGCCGCGCGGGCGGAAACCGTCCAGGTCGTCGCGCTCGCCCAGACCGTCGACCAGGTCCTCAACAACATCCGCAACTGGATCATGGGGATCCTCGCCGGGATCGCCATCGTGCTGTTCAGCATCGCCGGGCTGCGCTACCTGCTGGCCTCCGGTGACCCCGGGGAAATCGAGAAGGCCAAGGGCGCCTTCAAAGCCGGATGCATCGGCTTCGGTCTCGCCGCGCTCGCCCCGCTCGTGGTCGAAATTCTCAAGGGCATCGTGGGTGGGGTGTGA
- a CDS encoding PrgI family protein — translation MTSPVRVPADVDRPDRILGPLTARQLAILGIAGLLLYGLYSVTRTVVPLPVFLIVALPVGITVTVLALGQRDGLPLDKLALAAVRQHLSPRHRVAAPEGVRAAPAWLTAQQPKTRPRGRGRRPAASAGAEPVSPAPLELPASGVTDSGAQAGIVDLGTDGLAVIAVCSTINFSLRTPAEQEALIASFARYLHSLTAPVQILVRAERLDLAPQIADLRSRAGGLPHPALEAAARDHADYLADLTAHADLLRRQVLLVLREPLRTGPAPDASSTMPWRRHRSGYEHSVDDRVRQAAEQRLVRRLGEAIELLTPAGIVATPLDAAAATGVLAAACNPDTFLPPSAALAGADEVVTATTTFTDLYGTDEPDFATASLPVRPGRAPAAAPQSARRNPAVRPSRPAAPEPEAARSEPSHSVRSQAVGPWLSEDEDWDYDDEIESR, via the coding sequence ATGACTTCTCCCGTGCGCGTACCCGCCGACGTCGACCGCCCGGACCGAATACTCGGGCCGCTGACCGCCCGGCAACTCGCGATACTCGGCATCGCCGGCCTCCTGCTCTACGGTCTCTACTCAGTGACCCGCACCGTGGTGCCGCTACCGGTGTTCCTCATCGTCGCCCTACCGGTCGGGATCACGGTCACCGTGCTGGCCCTCGGGCAGCGTGACGGGCTGCCCTTGGACAAGCTCGCCCTCGCTGCCGTGCGCCAGCACCTGTCGCCGCGGCACCGGGTCGCCGCGCCCGAAGGTGTGCGCGCGGCCCCGGCCTGGCTGACCGCCCAGCAACCAAAAACCCGCCCCAGAGGCCGGGGGCGGCGCCCGGCGGCCTCCGCTGGGGCCGAACCGGTGTCCCCGGCACCACTCGAACTCCCAGCCAGCGGCGTGACCGATTCCGGGGCGCAGGCCGGGATCGTCGACCTCGGCACCGACGGGCTCGCGGTCATCGCCGTCTGCTCGACGATCAACTTCAGCCTGCGCACGCCCGCGGAGCAGGAGGCGCTCATCGCGTCCTTCGCCCGCTACCTGCACTCCTTGACCGCACCAGTGCAGATCCTGGTGCGCGCCGAACGACTCGACCTCGCACCACAGATCGCCGACCTGCGATCCCGCGCCGGCGGGCTTCCCCACCCGGCGCTGGAGGCCGCCGCACGGGACCACGCGGACTATCTCGCCGACCTCACCGCGCACGCGGATCTGCTGCGCCGCCAGGTACTACTCGTCTTACGCGAACCCCTGCGCACAGGCCCAGCCCCCGACGCGTCGAGCACGATGCCGTGGCGACGCCACCGCAGCGGCTACGAGCATTCGGTGGACGACCGGGTGCGGCAGGCGGCCGAACAACGACTGGTGCGCCGCCTCGGCGAGGCCATCGAACTGCTGACTCCCGCCGGGATCGTGGCCACCCCGCTCGATGCCGCCGCCGCGACCGGCGTTTTGGCGGCGGCGTGCAACCCCGACACGTTCCTGCCGCCCTCGGCGGCGCTGGCCGGAGCCGACGAGGTCGTCACCGCCACCACCACCTTCACCGACCTCTACGGCACCGACGAACCCGACTTCGCGACCGCATCGCTTCCCGTCCGCCCGGGGCGCGCACCCGCCGCCGCGCCGCAATCCGCGCGCCGCAATCCGGCAGTGCGCCCCTCCCGCCCGGCAGCTCCTGAACCCGAGGCCGCACGTTCCGAGCCATCACACTCCGTCCGCTCGCAGGCCGTGGGGCCGTGGCTGTCCGAGGACGAGGACTGGGACTACGACGACGAGATCGAAAGCAGGTAG
- a CDS encoding helicase HerA domain-containing protein — MAPRAAASPMLQNWVGDYLRDPGGTTAELLAVLRGWALMWGPIIVPTLLLAVAGGVAARWWWLRRRHAALLVDARRITVLAPPTVDPAGGAAVWSNLVGLLRPAWRRWWAGQPHLALEYVFGEHGVTVQFWVPGVIPPNLVERAVEAAWPGSHTRTSPATSPFPTPATGQRRIVVGGQLRLARPESLPIRTSFDADPIRGLLGAPVGLGRDEHACVQILARPVTGRRAAQARRAARRIHHGSSPRLGGRILDALTPGANATRRGRTADARRISQDPQLSLEYSAQNKAIVGKQRGSQYETLVRYAVTTDLPTDASDELVRQARDTARGRAHALAAAFAAYTEHNHYTRTRLRHPAQALAARRLDRGDVLSVPELAAIAHLPTDAAIPGVERAGAKAVAPPPGVATPGPQVKPLGRVDTGHARPVGLRVADARHHLHVLGATGSGKSTLLGTLVLDDATHHRGVVVIDPKGDLVTDILNRLPRAAAERVVLFDADSRHRPPVLNPLEGGETDREVDNLVSVFRRVYSAFWGPRTDDLMRAACLTLRARDGVPTLADLPKLLASEAFRSRITAGLTDPVLTGFWQWYDDLTDSSRSQVISPLMNKLRAFLLRPFVKEAIAGGRSTVDMGQVLDEGGICLVRIPKGSLGEETTRLVGSLVVARTWQATTARARVPQRLRPDASLVVDECHNFLNLPYPLEDMLAEARGFRVAMTLAHQHLGQLPRELKEGISTNARSKIFFSASPEDARELARHTTPRLSDHDLSHLGAYHAAARLVVHGEETEPFTLTTTPLPDPIPGRAREIRAALRAQRRAHSTGASTPTTTRARPATQRVPESRPRKTDPRRARP; from the coding sequence ATGGCTCCGCGCGCCGCGGCATCGCCGATGCTGCAGAACTGGGTAGGTGACTACCTGCGCGACCCCGGCGGCACCACCGCCGAGCTGCTCGCCGTCCTTCGGGGCTGGGCGCTGATGTGGGGACCGATCATCGTTCCCACGCTGCTCCTGGCGGTGGCGGGTGGGGTCGCGGCACGGTGGTGGTGGCTGCGGCGCCGGCACGCCGCGCTGCTGGTCGATGCTCGCCGGATCACGGTGCTCGCCCCGCCCACCGTGGATCCCGCCGGCGGGGCCGCGGTCTGGTCCAACCTCGTCGGCCTGCTGCGCCCGGCGTGGCGGCGGTGGTGGGCCGGGCAGCCCCACCTGGCGCTGGAGTACGTGTTCGGCGAGCACGGCGTCACCGTGCAGTTCTGGGTCCCCGGCGTCATCCCGCCCAACCTGGTCGAGCGGGCGGTGGAGGCCGCCTGGCCCGGCTCCCACACCCGCACCAGCCCCGCCACCTCCCCCTTCCCCACCCCGGCAACCGGGCAACGGCGGATCGTGGTGGGCGGGCAGCTGCGCCTCGCCCGCCCCGAATCCCTGCCGATCCGCACCAGCTTCGACGCCGACCCCATCCGCGGCCTGCTCGGCGCGCCGGTCGGGCTCGGCCGCGACGAGCACGCCTGCGTCCAGATCCTCGCCCGCCCCGTCACCGGCCGCCGCGCCGCCCAGGCCCGCCGCGCGGCCCGCCGGATCCACCACGGCTCCTCCCCCCGCCTCGGCGGCCGCATCCTCGACGCCCTCACCCCCGGCGCGAACGCCACCCGGCGCGGCCGGACCGCGGACGCGCGACGGATCAGCCAGGACCCGCAGCTATCGCTGGAGTACTCCGCCCAGAACAAGGCCATCGTGGGCAAGCAGCGCGGCTCCCAGTACGAGACCCTCGTGCGCTACGCCGTGACCACCGACCTCCCCACCGACGCCTCTGACGAGCTGGTGCGGCAGGCTCGCGACACCGCCCGCGGGCGGGCCCACGCGCTGGCCGCCGCGTTCGCCGCCTACACCGAGCACAACCACTACACCCGCACTCGCCTGCGCCACCCCGCCCAGGCGCTCGCCGCCCGGCGGCTCGACCGCGGTGACGTGCTGTCGGTGCCCGAGCTGGCCGCGATCGCGCACCTGCCCACCGACGCCGCGATCCCCGGTGTGGAACGCGCCGGCGCGAAAGCCGTCGCCCCACCACCCGGGGTCGCCACCCCCGGTCCGCAGGTCAAACCACTCGGCCGCGTCGACACCGGCCACGCCCGCCCGGTCGGGCTGCGAGTCGCCGACGCTCGCCATCACCTGCACGTCCTCGGCGCCACCGGCTCCGGCAAATCAACCCTGCTCGGCACCCTGGTCCTCGACGACGCCACCCACCACCGCGGTGTCGTGGTGATCGACCCGAAGGGCGACCTCGTCACCGACATTCTCAACCGCTTGCCCCGCGCCGCGGCCGAGCGGGTGGTGCTCTTCGACGCCGACTCCCGCCACCGCCCACCCGTGCTCAACCCCTTGGAGGGCGGGGAAACCGACCGGGAGGTGGACAACCTCGTCTCTGTCTTCCGCCGCGTGTACTCGGCGTTCTGGGGACCACGCACCGACGACCTCATGCGCGCCGCCTGCCTCACCCTGCGGGCCCGAGACGGCGTGCCCACCCTGGCCGACCTGCCCAAGCTACTGGCCAGCGAGGCGTTCCGGTCCCGCATCACCGCCGGCCTGACCGACCCGGTGCTCACCGGGTTCTGGCAATGGTACGACGACCTCACCGACAGCTCCCGCAGCCAGGTGATCTCGCCGCTGATGAACAAGCTGCGCGCGTTCCTGCTGCGCCCCTTCGTCAAAGAAGCCATCGCCGGCGGCCGCTCCACCGTGGACATGGGCCAAGTGCTCGATGAGGGCGGCATCTGCCTCGTCCGGATCCCCAAAGGCTCGCTCGGGGAGGAAACCACCCGCCTGGTCGGCTCACTGGTGGTCGCCCGCACCTGGCAGGCCACCACCGCCCGCGCCCGCGTCCCGCAGCGTCTGCGGCCCGACGCCAGCCTCGTGGTCGACGAATGCCACAACTTCCTCAACCTGCCCTACCCCCTGGAAGACATGCTGGCCGAGGCACGGGGATTCCGGGTGGCGATGACCCTGGCCCATCAGCACCTCGGCCAGCTGCCCCGCGAGCTGAAGGAAGGCATCTCCACCAACGCCCGCTCGAAGATCTTCTTCTCCGCCAGCCCCGAAGACGCCCGCGAACTCGCCCGCCACACCACACCCCGGCTCTCCGACCACGACCTGTCCCACCTCGGCGCCTACCACGCAGCCGCCCGCCTGGTCGTCCACGGCGAGGAAACCGAACCCTTCACCCTCACCACCACCCCCCTGCCCGACCCGATCCCCGGACGGGCACGGGAAATCCGCGCCGCACTGCGCGCCCAGCGCCGCGCACACAGCACCGGCGCGAGCACGCCCACCACCACGCGGGCCCGGCCGGCCACACAGCGGGTTCCGGAGTCCCGGCCGCGCAAGACGGACCCACGCCGCGCCCGCCCCTGA
- a CDS encoding TRM11 family SAM-dependent methyltransferase, with amino-acid sequence MSHQHPAPATATSASRWTAHGSDDPTVPIPTVPIPRALIDALDTAGDTSPAQARSSAGDDPAGPDTATGVTDAGELPLSVWATAQSSPAAQRKGRYVSDSTAHPAKMLPAVAAHAIRAYTRPGDLVFDPMAGSGTTLVEAIDAGRRAVGVEYEPHWVTVARANLDLARERGHDHDGEVVHGDARQLPFLLPDKYRGQVALVVTSPPYGPSTHGQVATAGTDSPDGKVHKYHHRYGSALDRGNLANVGHHRLLAGLTRILTGCAAVLRPGGHVAITVRPWREHSELIDLPSQIIACGQAAGLVPVERCVALLARVADRELIARGSFFQRDFIRKQREQGLPLHLIAHEDVVVLAKPLVPSGTSVTGSLTRSGRWGS; translated from the coding sequence ATGTCCCACCAGCACCCTGCGCCAGCGACCGCCACCAGTGCGTCCAGGTGGACCGCCCACGGCAGTGACGACCCGACCGTGCCGATCCCGACCGTGCCGATCCCGCGCGCGCTCATCGACGCGCTCGACACCGCCGGCGACACCAGCCCAGCGCAGGCGCGTAGCTCGGCCGGAGACGACCCGGCCGGCCCGGATACCGCGACCGGTGTGACCGACGCCGGCGAGTTGCCGCTGTCGGTGTGGGCGACCGCGCAGTCCTCCCCGGCCGCGCAACGTAAGGGCCGCTACGTGAGCGACTCCACCGCGCACCCGGCGAAGATGCTCCCGGCCGTGGCCGCGCACGCGATCCGCGCCTACACCCGCCCCGGAGACCTTGTCTTCGACCCGATGGCCGGATCCGGGACCACGCTCGTGGAGGCGATCGACGCCGGGCGCCGCGCGGTCGGCGTGGAGTACGAACCGCACTGGGTCACCGTCGCCCGCGCGAACCTCGACCTGGCCCGCGAACGCGGTCACGACCACGACGGCGAGGTCGTGCACGGCGACGCTCGGCAGCTGCCGTTCCTGCTGCCGGACAAATACCGGGGGCAGGTCGCGCTGGTGGTCACCTCACCGCCGTACGGGCCATCCACGCACGGGCAGGTCGCCACCGCTGGCACGGACTCGCCGGACGGGAAGGTACACAAGTACCACCACCGCTACGGCTCCGCGCTGGATCGCGGCAACCTCGCCAACGTCGGCCATCACCGGCTGCTGGCCGGGCTCACCCGCATCCTTACCGGGTGCGCGGCCGTGCTGCGCCCAGGCGGGCACGTCGCGATCACCGTGCGGCCGTGGCGCGAGCACTCGGAACTAATCGACCTGCCCTCGCAGATCATCGCCTGCGGCCAGGCCGCCGGCCTGGTGCCGGTCGAACGCTGCGTCGCGCTGCTGGCCCGCGTCGCCGACCGTGAGCTGATCGCCCGCGGCAGTTTCTTCCAGCGCGACTTCATCCGCAAACAGCGCGAGCAGGGCCTGCCGCTGCATCTGATCGCGCACGAGGACGTCGTCGTCCTGGCCAAGCCCCTCGTGCCCAGCGGCACGTCAGTCACGGGCTCGCTGACCCGTAGTGGGCGGTGGGGGTCGTGA
- a CDS encoding VirB4 family type IV secretion system protein, with protein sequence MARSRNRATATRSGSAGAFTPDALSVSARHLEVGNEFVASFGVTGYPQEVYPGWLAPLLTYPARLDVSVHVQPVDPATAASGLRKQRAKLESSRRHNARHDRLDDPDLDAAAEDAADLSRRIARGDGKLFKFGLYLTVHAPDEKSLAEEVSALRSLCASLLLDAKPATYRALQGWVATLPLGLDPLGLKRTFDTAAVSAAYPFTSPDLPPTDPTTSAPSGVLYGYNIGSSGLVHWDRFACDNYNSVVLGRSGAGKSYHVKLETLRSLYRSLGDEESGWAGDGVQAFVVDPEDEYARLASEVGGTYVHLGANGVRLNPFDLPVHTDARGRRTAPQDALKRRSLFLHTVLAVLFGAEVTAAERAVLDTAITTTYHRAGITDDTRTWTRPAPLLRDLRATLAASGDCGDAVAADLAARLHPFVDGSFADLFDGPTTATPDGHLVVFSLRDLPDELRAIGTLLVLDAVWRRVSNPAYRRPRLVVVDEAWLLMHQPEGARFLFRMAKAARKHWCGLTVATQDTTDVLSSDLGKAIVSNAATQVLLRQAPQAIDEIAETFGLSAGERQFLLSADRGQGLLSSGTQRVAFQSLASPTENFLVTTDPAELARFAHDDPDATDSGLADAFVDLGPADTGSFHAVALDADAYLDGDGFDDAGQVHLDPA encoded by the coding sequence ATGGCACGCAGCAGGAACCGCGCCACGGCGACCCGGTCCGGATCGGCGGGGGCGTTCACCCCGGACGCGTTATCGGTGTCGGCCCGGCACCTCGAGGTAGGCAACGAGTTCGTCGCCAGCTTCGGGGTGACCGGCTATCCGCAGGAGGTCTATCCCGGGTGGCTCGCGCCTCTGCTGACCTATCCCGCACGCTTGGACGTCTCGGTCCATGTCCAGCCAGTCGACCCGGCCACGGCCGCCAGCGGCCTGCGCAAGCAACGCGCCAAACTCGAATCGTCGCGCCGCCACAACGCACGGCACGACCGGCTCGACGACCCCGACCTCGACGCCGCCGCCGAGGACGCCGCCGACCTCTCGCGGCGCATCGCCCGCGGCGACGGGAAACTCTTCAAATTCGGCCTGTACCTGACCGTGCACGCCCCGGACGAGAAGTCCCTCGCCGAAGAAGTCTCGGCACTGCGGTCACTGTGCGCGTCGCTGCTGCTTGATGCCAAACCAGCGACCTACCGGGCCCTGCAGGGCTGGGTGGCCACCCTGCCGCTCGGGCTGGACCCGCTGGGATTGAAGCGGACGTTCGACACCGCCGCGGTCAGCGCGGCGTACCCGTTCACCTCGCCGGATCTCCCGCCGACCGACCCGACCACCTCGGCCCCGTCCGGGGTCCTCTACGGCTACAACATCGGCAGCTCGGGGCTGGTGCACTGGGACCGGTTCGCCTGCGACAACTACAACTCCGTCGTCCTCGGCCGGTCCGGAGCGGGCAAGAGCTATCACGTCAAACTCGAGACCCTGCGCAGCCTCTACCGCTCCCTCGGTGACGAGGAGAGCGGCTGGGCCGGCGACGGGGTGCAGGCGTTCGTCGTCGACCCCGAGGACGAATACGCCCGGCTGGCCTCCGAGGTCGGCGGCACCTACGTGCACCTCGGCGCGAACGGGGTACGGCTCAACCCGTTCGACCTGCCCGTGCACACCGATGCCCGCGGGCGCCGCACCGCTCCGCAGGACGCGCTCAAGCGGCGCAGCTTGTTTCTGCACACCGTGCTCGCCGTCCTCTTCGGCGCCGAGGTCACCGCCGCCGAACGAGCTGTCCTCGACACCGCGATCACCACCACCTACCACCGTGCCGGGATCACCGACGACACCCGGACCTGGACGCGCCCGGCGCCGCTGCTACGTGATCTGCGGGCCACCCTCGCTGCTTCCGGTGACTGTGGTGACGCGGTAGCGGCTGATCTGGCCGCCCGATTGCACCCGTTCGTCGACGGGTCGTTCGCCGATCTCTTCGACGGGCCCACCACCGCTACCCCGGATGGGCACCTCGTGGTGTTCTCCCTGCGGGATCTGCCCGACGAGTTGCGCGCGATCGGCACTCTGCTCGTGCTCGACGCCGTCTGGCGGCGGGTCTCCAACCCCGCCTACCGCCGTCCCCGGCTGGTGGTGGTCGACGAAGCGTGGCTGCTGATGCACCAGCCCGAGGGCGCCCGATTCTTGTTTCGGATGGCCAAAGCCGCCCGCAAACACTGGTGCGGCCTCACGGTCGCGACCCAGGACACCACCGACGTGCTCAGCAGCGACCTCGGCAAAGCGATCGTGTCCAACGCGGCCACGCAGGTCTTGTTGCGTCAGGCTCCCCAGGCAATCGACGAGATCGCCGAGACCTTCGGTCTCTCCGCCGGGGAGCGGCAGTTCCTGCTGTCGGCCGACCGGGGCCAGGGTCTTCTCAGCTCGGGCACGCAGCGGGTGGCGTTCCAGTCGCTGGCCTCGCCCACGGAGAACTTCCTGGTCACCACCGACCCGGCGGAACTCGCGCGGTTCGCCCACGACGACCCGGACGCCACCGACAGCGGTCTCGCCGACGCCTTCGTCGACCTCGGGCCCGCCGACACCGGCTCCTTCCACGCCGTCGCCCTGGACGCCGACGCGTACCTAGACGGTGACGGGTTCGACGACGCGGGGCAGGTCCACCTCGATCCCGCGTGA
- a CDS encoding restriction endonuclease: MCARDASAAPSTLIVVECKLWRRAVPQGEVHIFRTTLADVGASIGFVVSSRGFQAGARRAATHTNVRLVTWEEFQSILIERWYQNHMLNVIRRESLRLFGYTVNQGAFFMELFWHSQDVHEEAQELSDKYYSLADFTRTLLWFKGAIANDEPRMLQLPLRCLLAERHHRWPSLPDDVLDAPALRPLLAALVNHFRQAIAEFNHVLGYRTDESLYRFP, encoded by the coding sequence GTGTGCGCCCGAGACGCCTCGGCTGCACCCTCAACACTGATCGTGGTCGAGTGCAAATTGTGGAGGCGCGCTGTCCCGCAGGGCGAGGTTCATATATTCCGCACCACCCTGGCCGATGTAGGAGCAAGCATTGGTTTCGTGGTGTCCTCCAGGGGATTTCAGGCTGGCGCCCGGAGGGCCGCCACCCACACTAATGTCCGTTTGGTCACCTGGGAAGAGTTTCAGTCGATACTTATAGAGCGCTGGTATCAGAACCATATGCTGAATGTTATTCGCAGGGAATCACTTCGCCTATTCGGCTACACCGTGAACCAGGGAGCTTTCTTTATGGAACTCTTCTGGCATTCTCAGGATGTGCACGAGGAAGCACAAGAGCTGTCAGACAAGTATTATTCATTAGCCGACTTCACGCGGACGCTCCTGTGGTTCAAGGGCGCTATCGCAAACGACGAACCTCGGATGCTCCAGCTGCCATTGAGGTGTCTGCTGGCAGAACGCCATCACCGATGGCCGTCCTTGCCAGACGACGTACTCGACGCACCCGCCCTCCGACCGCTGTTAGCAGCTCTAGTGAACCACTTCCGACAGGCGATTGCAGAATTCAACCACGTCCTCGGATACCGAACCGACGAGTCGCTATACAGGTTTCCGTAG
- a CDS encoding type IV secretion system protein: MPPSCEGPNCIPQPTPIDPNKPGLAPAPGAGNEDKADECGITDPIACVTEGIDSFFRGVVTDALNPLLELLGKTLLTTPEPSALPSVGQLWTESWHILLAVYVTIVLVAGMILMGYETLQTRYTIKEIGPRVVIGFLAGTLSLFLATKAIQIANALAQAVMGSGVSPEAAGKALTDMVLGALNGGGLWLIFIGFALAVMIIILLITFIVRVMVTILLIAAAPIALMWHALPHTEGVAQAWWKAFGGVLAIQVGQSLAMVAALRIFFAPGGFTVFGANLNGLINLLLCLALMWVLIKIPFWCLRPMSGGRRSMLGSLVRGAIAYKTMGLLGAAAPFSGKGKGGAPRVRGGGSTPGDPPSTRSGQFMLPMRLRRTRPGPRRPPRLGELPGARASVDRRPGPGQMSLFTAGGSGDEQTVSANPRALPLDDLPGALPRDQLGLPITTRREPDRVGRRSLADDLAERRTGTPPSVSQPGLLTCDGRINRNARPPTHLPRALVAPNAGMLPIHLFPAAAGTPRRTLADDFANPTPTSPPRQTGPGLITPSGQINRGARPPRRPTRDAYTGNRPLASGQYPLPLGVRRQPKPKPPPPAKDTSTSAPPKRRTGTQLPLPLDLPRRRGPERK, from the coding sequence GTGCCCCCGTCGTGTGAAGGGCCGAACTGCATTCCGCAGCCGACCCCGATCGACCCGAACAAGCCGGGCCTGGCCCCGGCGCCAGGCGCGGGGAACGAGGACAAGGCCGACGAGTGCGGCATCACCGATCCGATCGCCTGCGTCACCGAAGGCATCGACAGCTTCTTCCGCGGCGTGGTCACCGACGCGCTGAACCCGCTGCTGGAGTTGCTGGGCAAAACGTTGCTCACCACGCCGGAGCCAAGCGCGCTGCCGAGTGTCGGGCAGCTGTGGACCGAGTCGTGGCACATCCTGCTCGCGGTCTACGTGACCATCGTCCTGGTCGCCGGGATGATCCTCATGGGCTACGAGACCCTGCAGACCCGGTACACCATCAAGGAGATCGGGCCGCGAGTCGTCATTGGGTTTCTCGCCGGAACGCTGTCGCTGTTCCTCGCGACGAAGGCGATCCAGATCGCCAACGCGCTCGCCCAAGCAGTGATGGGCTCCGGGGTCAGCCCGGAAGCCGCGGGCAAGGCGCTGACCGACATGGTCCTGGGTGCCCTCAACGGTGGCGGCCTGTGGCTGATCTTCATCGGCTTCGCCCTCGCGGTGATGATCATCATCCTGCTGATCACGTTCATCGTGCGGGTGATGGTGACGATCCTGCTGATCGCCGCCGCACCGATCGCGCTGATGTGGCACGCCCTGCCCCACACCGAGGGCGTCGCCCAAGCCTGGTGGAAAGCCTTCGGCGGCGTGCTGGCCATCCAGGTCGGCCAGTCGCTGGCGATGGTCGCGGCACTGCGGATCTTCTTCGCCCCCGGCGGCTTCACCGTGTTCGGCGCGAACCTCAACGGGCTGATCAATCTGCTGCTGTGCCTGGCGCTGATGTGGGTGCTGATCAAGATCCCGTTCTGGTGCCTGCGCCCGATGAGCGGCGGGCGCCGCTCCATGCTCGGCTCGCTGGTGCGAGGCGCGATCGCCTACAAGACCATGGGCCTGCTCGGCGCCGCCGCCCCATTCAGCGGCAAAGGCAAGGGGGGCGCGCCCCGCGTGCGCGGTGGCGGTAGCACTCCGGGGGACCCGCCGTCCACACGCTCGGGCCAGTTCATGCTGCCGATGCGCCTCCGCCGCACCCGGCCCGGGCCGCGCCGGCCACCGCGCCTCGGCGAGCTGCCGGGTGCCAGAGCGAGCGTCGATCGCCGGCCCGGTCCCGGGCAAATGTCGCTGTTCACCGCCGGTGGCTCCGGGGACGAGCAGACGGTGTCGGCGAACCCGCGAGCGCTGCCACTGGACGACCTGCCCGGCGCGCTTCCTCGCGACCAACTCGGGTTGCCGATCACCACGCGGCGCGAGCCGGACCGGGTCGGGCGCCGGTCGCTGGCCGACGACCTCGCCGAGCGACGTACCGGGACGCCACCGTCGGTGTCGCAGCCCGGTCTGCTCACCTGCGATGGGCGGATCAACCGCAACGCCCGTCCGCCGACGCACCTGCCCCGCGCGCTGGTTGCGCCCAACGCCGGGATGCTGCCCATTCACCTTTTTCCCGCGGCAGCAGGCACGCCCCGGCGGACGCTGGCCGACGACTTCGCCAACCCCACACCGACCAGCCCACCGCGGCAGACCGGCCCTGGCCTGATCACCCCGTCCGGCCAGATCAACCGCGGCGCCCGCCCCCCGCGGCGCCCGACGCGGGACGCCTACACCGGCAACCGGCCGCTGGCCTCGGGCCAGTACCCGCTGCCGCTCGGGGTCCGACGCCAGCCCAAACCCAAGCCGCCGCCACCGGCCAAGGACACGAGCACCTCGGCGCCGCCGAAGCGGCGCACCGGAACGCAACTTCCCCTGCCCTTGGACCTCCCCCGTCGCCGGGGCCCGGAAAGGAAGTGA